Proteins from a genomic interval of Polaribacter sp. Q13:
- a CDS encoding lysophospholipid acyltransferase family protein, with amino-acid sequence MALVTSKEIAQVVGLQKFGFLGTFVGWILLRILRISAINKIYDKNKNKSNLDFLNGILDDCNIKFEIPEEDLKRIPKDGPFITVSNHPLGGIDGVLLLKLLIEKRADYKIIANFLLHRVEPLKPYVMPVNPFETRKDAKSSVAGIKSALSHLKEGNPLGIFPAGEVSTYKDGRLNVDKPWEEGAVRFIKKANVPVIPIYFHAKNSRLFYFLSKISDTLRTAKLPSEVISQGGRVIKVRIGKPISVKDQNEYKEIAAFSEFIRKKTYMLANPFEKAHKLISTQNLKIPKKAAKNIAPQKNPDLFIKEVDALRAGDGRLLESKNYEVFFANAKEIPNLIHEIGRLREITFREVGEGTNKSIDLDKYDKYYYHMFLWDREANCLAGAYRMGLGKEIFKKYGINGFYIQTLFRIEPELHQMMDNTIEMGRAFIIGEYQQKPMPLFLLWKGIVHVTLRYPEYKYLMGGVSISNQFSDFSKSLMIEFMKSHYYDPYIAQYIHPKKEYKVKLKDGDKDFVFDATKADMQKFDKIIDEIEPGALRIPVLIKKYVKQNARLVAFNVDPKFNNAVDGLMYIKVADIPDSTVKPVMEEFQAELERKATELQNK; translated from the coding sequence ATGGCATTAGTAACATCTAAAGAAATTGCGCAAGTTGTTGGTTTACAGAAATTTGGTTTTTTAGGGACTTTTGTAGGATGGATTCTTTTAAGAATACTTCGCATTTCTGCTATTAATAAAATCTACGATAAGAATAAAAACAAGTCTAATTTAGATTTTTTAAACGGAATTTTAGATGATTGTAATATCAAATTTGAAATTCCGGAAGAAGATTTAAAAAGAATTCCTAAGGACGGACCCTTTATTACTGTTTCTAATCACCCATTGGGTGGTATAGATGGTGTTTTATTATTAAAACTACTAATAGAAAAAAGAGCAGATTATAAAATTATAGCAAATTTCTTATTACATAGAGTAGAACCTTTAAAACCTTATGTAATGCCAGTAAATCCTTTTGAAACAAGAAAGGATGCAAAATCTAGTGTAGCCGGAATTAAAAGTGCATTATCACATTTAAAAGAAGGGAACCCTTTGGGGATTTTCCCTGCAGGAGAAGTTTCTACTTATAAAGATGGTAGATTAAATGTAGATAAGCCTTGGGAAGAAGGAGCTGTGCGATTTATTAAAAAAGCGAATGTACCCGTAATTCCTATTTATTTTCATGCAAAGAACAGTCGCCTTTTTTACTTTTTATCAAAAATTTCAGATACTTTAAGAACTGCAAAATTACCTTCAGAAGTAATATCTCAGGGAGGAAGAGTAATAAAAGTAAGAATAGGAAAACCGATTTCTGTAAAAGACCAAAATGAGTATAAGGAGATTGCTGCTTTTTCTGAGTTTATCAGAAAAAAAACCTATATGTTGGCAAACCCTTTTGAAAAGGCGCATAAATTAATTTCTACTCAGAATTTAAAAATACCTAAAAAGGCAGCCAAAAATATAGCACCTCAAAAAAATCCAGATTTATTTATCAAAGAAGTAGATGCATTAAGAGCAGGAGATGGTAGGTTGTTAGAAAGTAAGAATTATGAAGTCTTTTTTGCCAACGCAAAAGAGATTCCTAATTTAATTCATGAAATTGGTAGATTACGAGAAATTACTTTTAGAGAAGTAGGTGAAGGTACAAATAAATCTATCGATTTAGACAAATACGATAAGTATTATTATCACATGTTTTTATGGGATAGAGAAGCAAACTGTTTAGCAGGAGCTTACAGAATGGGTCTTGGGAAAGAGATTTTTAAAAAGTATGGAATTAATGGATTCTATATTCAAACCTTGTTTAGGATAGAGCCAGAATTGCATCAAATGATGGACAATACCATAGAAATGGGTAGAGCTTTTATTATTGGTGAATATCAACAAAAACCAATGCCTTTATTTTTGTTATGGAAAGGAATTGTACATGTAACGCTACGTTATCCAGAATATAAGTATTTAATGGGTGGTGTTTCTATAAGTAATCAATTTTCAGATTTCTCAAAATCGTTAATGATCGAGTTTATGAAATCTCATTATTACGATCCATATATTGCACAATACATTCATCCTAAGAAAGAATACAAAGTAAAATTAAAAGACGGTGATAAAGATTTTGTGTTTGATGCTACTAAAGCAGATATGCAAAAGTTCGATAAAATTATCGACGAAATAGAACCAGGAGCTTTAAGAATACCGGTACTTATTAAAAAGTACGTAAAACAAAATGCACGATTGGTTGCGTTTAATGTAGATCCTAAATTTAACAATGCCGTAGACGGATTAATGTATATTAAAGTGGCAGACATACCAGATAGCACGGTAAAACCCGTTATGGAAGAGTTTCAGGCAGAGTTAGAGCGCAAGGCTACAGAATTGCAGAATAAATAA
- a CDS encoding glutamate-5-semialdehyde dehydrogenase, with translation MKLLDTTIKNNVLTSMTKILDENREALLKANKKDLEAFNKEDQAMFDRLILNDQKIDGMIKAINDVKAQEDPVNQIISDITLENGLKVTNKTAPFGTIMIIYESRPDATVEAAVLAFKSNNRILLKGGKEALYSNKILVDFWHQALTENNLSEDYIKFLQMDRTETQEFLKNPTEQLDLIVPRGGERLINFVKEHATCAVLISGRGNNFMYVDESADWNKTLAVIINAKTAKISACNALDKILINKNIAGYESKLKDLQAVLKERNVTILVDESIKKVLTDETLILDANVWKEEFLALKCCIGAVENLDEATKMINKYSGGHSAAIMTTNDENADDFMQQVDCAAVYKNSSTRFTDGGQLGVGAELAISTDKLHHRGPLGLKKLVTNKYYIIGDGNVRV, from the coding sequence ATGAAATTATTAGATACAACCATTAAAAATAACGTACTAACAAGCATGACCAAGATTCTTGATGAAAATCGAGAAGCCTTATTAAAAGCAAACAAAAAAGATTTAGAGGCTTTTAATAAAGAAGATCAGGCAATGTTTGACCGCTTAATTTTAAACGATCAAAAAATTGATGGAATGATAAAAGCCATCAATGACGTTAAAGCGCAAGAAGACCCAGTAAATCAAATTATTAGTGATATTACTTTAGAAAACGGATTAAAAGTAACTAATAAAACGGCGCCATTTGGTACCATTATGATTATCTATGAATCGAGACCAGATGCTACCGTAGAAGCTGCTGTTTTAGCCTTTAAATCTAACAATAGAATTTTATTAAAAGGAGGGAAAGAAGCCTTATATAGTAATAAAATATTAGTCGATTTTTGGCACCAAGCATTAACAGAAAATAATCTAAGTGAAGATTATATAAAGTTCTTGCAAATGGACAGAACAGAAACGCAAGAATTTTTAAAAAACCCAACAGAACAATTAGATTTAATTGTACCAAGAGGTGGAGAACGCTTAATTAACTTTGTAAAAGAGCATGCAACGTGTGCCGTTTTAATTAGCGGAAGAGGAAATAATTTTATGTATGTTGATGAAAGCGCCGATTGGAATAAAACCTTAGCGGTAATTATCAATGCAAAAACAGCTAAAATTTCTGCTTGTAATGCGTTAGATAAAATTCTTATCAATAAAAACATAGCAGGTTACGAGTCTAAATTAAAAGACTTACAAGCTGTTTTAAAAGAAAGAAATGTAACTATTTTAGTTGATGAAAGCATTAAAAAAGTATTAACAGATGAGACTTTAATTCTGGATGCTAACGTTTGGAAAGAAGAGTTTTTAGCTTTAAAATGTTGTATTGGTGCCGTAGAAAATCTAGACGAAGCTACCAAAATGATTAATAAATATTCAGGTGGACATTCTGCAGCAATAATGACAACTAATGATGAAAATGCAGATGATTTTATGCAACAAGTAGATTGTGCTGCTGTTTATAAAAATTCATCTACAAGATTTACAGATGGTGGACAATTAGGTGTTGGCGCAGAATTAGCAATTAGTACAGACAAATTACACCACAGAGGTCCGTTAGGATTAAAGAAATTAGTAACCAATAAGTACTATATTATTGGAGATGGTAATGTGCGTGTGTAA
- the proB gene encoding glutamate 5-kinase: MYKERIVIKVGTNVMTNRDNRIVRPVLRRLVKQVAELYERGIICILVSSGSVIAGKEILGESSIENETQRRQVYSAIGQPRMMRHYYNIFNDYGMKCAQVLPTKRDFTPGVHRQNMINCCEGLLSEGVIPIANEDDAVSVTMSMFSDNDELASLIAQLINADKLIILTDIDGLYTGHPEAESSNLITNVNPDEDLDKYIKDSNKKPGEGRGGMGSKLDYAQEAASNNIPTYIANGKRDNTIIDIIDGKSVGTKVAL; the protein is encoded by the coding sequence ATGTACAAAGAAAGAATAGTAATTAAAGTAGGTACCAACGTAATGACAAACAGAGATAACAGAATTGTTAGACCTGTTTTAAGACGTTTGGTAAAACAAGTTGCAGAATTATACGAACGTGGTATTATTTGTATTTTAGTTTCTTCTGGGTCTGTAATTGCAGGTAAAGAAATTCTAGGAGAATCTAGTATTGAAAATGAAACTCAAAGAAGACAAGTCTATTCTGCTATTGGACAACCAAGAATGATGCGCCATTACTACAATATTTTTAATGATTACGGAATGAAATGTGCTCAGGTTTTACCAACAAAGAGAGATTTTACTCCTGGTGTTCACAGACAGAATATGATAAATTGCTGCGAAGGTTTATTATCTGAAGGTGTAATTCCTATTGCTAATGAAGACGATGCTGTTTCTGTTACCATGTCTATGTTTTCTGACAATGATGAGCTAGCTAGTTTAATTGCACAGTTAATAAATGCAGATAAATTAATTATTCTAACAGATATTGACGGACTATACACAGGGCATCCAGAAGCAGAAAGTAGTAATTTAATTACCAACGTTAATCCGGATGAAGATTTAGATAAATATATAAAAGATAGCAATAAAAAACCAGGTGAAGGTAGAGGCGGAATGGGTTCTAAGTTAGATTATGCCCAAGAAGCAGCATCTAACAATATCCCAACTTATATTGCAAACGGAAAAAGAGATAACACCATTATTGATATTATTGACGGAAAGTCTGTCGGTACAAAAGTGGCACTTTAA
- the proC gene encoding pyrroline-5-carboxylate reductase — protein sequence MKILVIGAGNMGLTYAQGMSKSRLLKKKNIMVLDKSAEKLEELNGISHFDAFEELGDCVPKADIIFIAVKPYHAENLFKALKPFTKPGQVIVSIMAGVNIENIKKYSGLNKIVRAMPNLPAQIGKGLTSYVTSEEVSRLEKLTVESLLDTTGKSMEVTSEKLIDASTGISGSGPAYVFYFMQSMMEAALKMGFSKNDSSVLVSQTFTGAIELFNQSNLSPNSWMEKVASKGGTTRAALDSMEDNNVNELIKDAAFAAFNRAVEMGKEN from the coding sequence ATGAAAATATTAGTAATTGGAGCAGGAAACATGGGGCTAACGTATGCTCAAGGAATGTCTAAATCTAGATTGTTAAAGAAAAAAAACATCATGGTTTTAGATAAATCTGCAGAAAAGCTAGAAGAGCTAAACGGAATATCTCACTTCGATGCATTTGAAGAACTAGGAGACTGTGTGCCAAAAGCAGACATTATCTTTATTGCCGTAAAACCATACCACGCAGAAAACTTGTTTAAAGCGTTAAAACCATTTACAAAACCAGGTCAGGTTATTGTATCTATTATGGCCGGTGTTAATATAGAAAACATTAAAAAATATTCTGGATTAAACAAAATAGTAAGAGCAATGCCAAACCTACCAGCACAAATAGGTAAAGGTTTAACGTCTTACGTAACATCTGAAGAAGTATCTAGGTTAGAAAAATTAACCGTAGAAAGTTTATTAGACACCACTGGTAAATCTATGGAAGTTACCAGCGAAAAATTGATTGATGCTTCTACAGGAATTTCTGGTAGTGGACCTGCGTATGTATTTTACTTTATGCAAAGTATGATGGAGGCTGCCTTAAAAATGGGCTTTTCTAAAAATGATTCTTCTGTTTTGGTAAGTCAGACTTTTACTGGTGCTATCGAGTTGTTTAACCAATCTAATTTATCGCCAAATTCTTGGATGGAAAAAGTAGCTTCTAAAGGTGGTACTACACGTGCTGCGTTAGATTCTATGGAAGACAATAATGTAAATGAATTAATTAAAGACGCCGCTTTTGCTGCTTTTAACAGAGCTGTAGAAATGGGTAAAGAAAATTAA
- a CDS encoding GNAT family N-acetyltransferase — protein MMIKTFDAFTRMSYININKISKFLHKHLEDDCKEDKSAIRKSLLYAAKETSNLGGYAFIIEEKDKIIGAIIVNKTGMSEYQSENLITYLAVHKEYREQKIATKLIKEATNYCNGNLSLNINRNNNAIELFKKNGFESEKIQMTLYK, from the coding sequence ATGATGATTAAAACTTTTGACGCCTTTACGAGGATGTCCTACATAAATATTAATAAAATTTCAAAATTTTTACACAAGCACTTAGAAGACGACTGTAAAGAGGACAAAAGTGCCATTCGTAAATCACTTTTATATGCTGCCAAAGAAACATCTAATCTAGGTGGCTATGCATTTATTATAGAAGAAAAAGACAAAATAATTGGAGCAATTATAGTTAATAAAACAGGCATGAGTGAATATCAATCTGAAAACCTTATTACCTACTTGGCAGTTCATAAAGAATATAGAGAACAAAAAATTGCTACAAAACTAATAAAAGAAGCTACTAACTACTGTAACGGAAATCTTTCTTTAAACATCAATAGAAATAATAATGCCATTGAATTATTTAAGAAAAACGGATTTGAATCAGAGAAAATTCAAATGACATTGTACAAATAA
- a CDS encoding phage holin family protein, protein MKTFLKILLTAIAVIVLANILPGISVAGYTSAIIVAVVISLLNMFVRPLLIFFTLPATIVTFGLFIFVINACIVLLADKLVDGFAVTGFFYALLFSILLSIFRSALFSLLKEDNKTIQN, encoded by the coding sequence ATGAAAACCTTTTTAAAAATATTATTAACGGCTATTGCAGTAATTGTTTTAGCTAATATCTTACCAGGTATTTCGGTAGCAGGTTATACTTCGGCAATTATTGTTGCAGTGGTTATTTCGTTGCTAAATATGTTTGTAAGACCACTTTTAATCTTCTTTACATTACCCGCAACCATTGTTACATTTGGTTTGTTTATTTTTGTAATTAATGCTTGTATTGTATTATTGGCAGATAAATTAGTAGATGGTTTTGCCGTTACCGGTTTTTTCTATGCCTTATTATTCAGTATTTTACTGTCTATTTTTAGATCGGCATTATTTTCATTATTAAAAGAAGATAATAAAACCATACAAAACTAA
- the tig gene encoding trigger factor — protein sequence MNITKENIDALNAVVKVDIVADDYQAKVSDLLTDYRKKADVPGFRKGHVPMGMIKKQYGKSIMIDEVNKLLQESLNKFIAEEKLEMLGNPLPRMKEDFNWDADSFSFEFELGLAPVFDVDLKAKEAVTQYNIVATEELLDEEVKNIQTRYGKVSAIDIATEEANITGTFVNEENEINKKSTFIIKDLNGDDNIAKLVGAKVGDVIELGTKDLFEDAHRLQHILGVEHDVIHDLDITVSFTVEEITKTEPADLDKELFDKLFADGSVTTVSELREKIKEDAEKQFQQQGDQQLLNAVTEHLVENTKFDLPSEFLKKWLRTAGEKPLTEDEATAEFEKSEKGLRYQLIEGKVMKDNDIKIDYTELVDYAKGFIRTQMAQFGNTNPEEQELDDIAGRILQNQEEAQKLQSQLISNKLLTFYKENMNFKSKELSYEDFIKEVYK from the coding sequence ATGAATATTACAAAAGAAAACATTGATGCGTTAAACGCAGTTGTAAAAGTAGATATCGTTGCAGATGATTATCAAGCAAAAGTATCAGATTTATTAACAGATTACCGTAAAAAGGCAGATGTTCCTGGTTTTAGAAAAGGACATGTACCAATGGGTATGATTAAAAAGCAGTATGGTAAATCTATTATGATAGATGAGGTAAACAAGCTTTTACAAGAATCTTTAAATAAATTTATAGCAGAAGAAAAATTAGAAATGTTAGGTAATCCTTTACCTAGAATGAAAGAAGATTTTAACTGGGATGCAGATTCTTTTTCTTTTGAATTTGAACTAGGTTTGGCGCCTGTTTTTGATGTAGATTTAAAAGCAAAAGAGGCAGTTACACAATATAATATTGTTGCAACAGAAGAATTACTTGACGAAGAAGTTAAGAACATTCAAACTCGTTACGGTAAAGTAAGTGCAATAGATATTGCAACTGAAGAAGCAAATATTACAGGTACTTTTGTAAATGAAGAAAACGAAATTAACAAAAAATCTACCTTTATCATAAAAGACCTAAATGGTGATGACAACATAGCTAAATTAGTGGGTGCTAAAGTTGGTGATGTAATTGAGTTAGGTACAAAAGACCTATTTGAAGATGCGCATAGATTACAACACATTTTAGGTGTTGAGCATGATGTAATTCACGATTTAGATATTACAGTTTCTTTTACTGTAGAAGAAATTACAAAAACAGAACCAGCAGATTTAGACAAAGAATTGTTTGATAAATTATTTGCTGACGGAAGTGTAACTACTGTATCTGAATTAAGAGAAAAAATTAAAGAAGACGCAGAAAAGCAATTTCAACAACAAGGAGATCAACAATTATTAAATGCCGTAACAGAACATTTAGTAGAAAATACAAAGTTTGATTTACCATCAGAGTTCTTAAAAAAATGGTTAAGAACAGCAGGAGAAAAGCCTTTAACAGAAGATGAAGCTACTGCAGAATTTGAAAAATCAGAAAAAGGGTTACGTTATCAATTAATCGAAGGAAAGGTTATGAAAGATAATGACATCAAAATAGATTATACAGAATTGGTAGACTATGCAAAAGGATTTATCCGTACGCAAATGGCGCAATTTGGTAATACAAATCCAGAAGAACAAGAATTGGATGATATTGCTGGTAGAATCTTACAAAACCAAGAAGAAGCTCAAAAATTACAATCTCAATTAATAAGCAATAAATTATTGACTTTTTACAAAGAGAACATGAATTTTAAATCGAAAGAGCTTTCTTACGAAGATTTTATTAAAGAGGTTTATAAATAA